The region CAAGCTGAGAATATGAAGCTCCGGTCGGAGCTGATGAGTGCGCTGAAGACGTATGTCTCTCGCTCGGAGATGAGTCAGGCACAGGCCGCCCAAGTGTTCGGCGTGACGCAACCGCGCGTGTCCGACCTGATGCGCGGCAAGATCGACCTGTTTGGCCTGGACGCGCTCGTGAACATGGCCTCGGCAGCGGGGCTGCATGTAGAAATGCGCATCCGGGAAACCGCGTGACCGCGGCCTGCCCGGCAAGGCCGCCGGCGGCGGCCTTATAGCCAGGACGTCAGCAGCAGGACGGACGCGGGCAGGGAGATGCCGGCAATGACGGTCTGGACAGCGATGATGCCGGCCATCAGGGGAGCGTCGCCGCCCAGCTGGCGGGCCATGATGTAGGACGACGAGGCGGTGGGCAGGGCCTGGAAGATGATGGCGGCAGTGGCCGCAGGCCCGCTCAGGTTGAAGACGTGGCACGCGAGCACGGTGACCAGGGGCATCAGAGCGAACTTGAACAGCGACGCGAACAGGGTCGGGCGCATCCACGTACGGGCCGCAGCGAAATCCAATGCCGCACCGACACATAGCAGGCCCAGCGGCAAGGACGCCTGCCCCAAGGACTTGAGCACCTGTTCCAGGACGCCAGGCAAGGGCAGGTCAGTGACCTTCAGCATGATGCCGATGACGCTTGCCACCACCAGCGGATTCAGCGCCAGCTGCTTCAGCACGTTCTTCAAGGACAACTGGCCGATGTTGCCGTAGCGGGCGAACACCAGCACGCACAGGACGTTGACCGTGGGAATGATGGCGGCATTGGCCACGGCCGCCAGTGCAACGCCCTGGGCGCCCAGCAAGCCCGCCGCGGCAGAGATGCCTACGTAGTTGTTGAAACGGATGCCACCCTGGAAGATCGACGTGAACGCCGGGTCGCCGACGCCGGCC is a window of Bordetella sp. N DNA encoding:
- a CDS encoding helix-turn-helix domain-containing protein, whose protein sequence is MSKQTYGSVWDAIEDTPAQAENMKLRSELMSALKTYVSRSEMSQAQAAQVFGVTQPRVSDLMRGKIDLFGLDALVNMASAAGLHVEMRIRETA
- a CDS encoding AEC family transporter gives rise to the protein MIAALLASVAPIALLIALGWELRRRKVLSDPFWAQAEKLSYYILLPALFVHGLATAKLDGLPIKAMVATLVCSTTIVALVVLATRRTAGVGDPAFTSIFQGGIRFNNYVGISAAAGLLGAQGVALAAVANAAIIPTVNVLCVLVFARYGNIGQLSLKNVLKQLALNPLVVASVIGIMLKVTDLPLPGVLEQVLKSLGQASLPLGLLCVGAALDFAAARTWMRPTLFASLFKFALMPLVTVLACHVFNLSGPAATAAIIFQALPTASSSYIMARQLGGDAPLMAGIIAVQTVIAGISLPASVLLLTSWL